Proteins encoded within one genomic window of Brachybacterium avium:
- a CDS encoding GmrSD restriction endonuclease domain-containing protein, with product MNQWDFTFSYRTSVEHFSPGTEDVEHSSHEYRLRDQGLLHWLGNLALVTVSTNSKFSNYLPAQKANNHAARRQSLKLEIMARRAETGSWNDEDVRAHHAEMVNLLFRALGWEPLRLEPLA from the coding sequence ATGAATCAGTGGGACTTCACCTTCAGTTACCGCACGTCTGTGGAGCACTTCTCCCCCGGTACCGAGGACGTCGAGCACAGCTCGCATGAGTACCGCCTGCGCGACCAGGGCCTGCTGCATTGGTTGGGGAATCTGGCGCTCGTCACCGTCAGCACGAACTCCAAGTTCAGCAACTACCTCCCGGCCCAGAAGGCGAACAACCACGCTGCACGCCGGCAGAGCTTAAAGCTGGAGATCATGGCCCGACGGGCGGAGACGGGAAGTTGGAATGACGAGGATGTGCGGGCCCATCATGCGGAGATGGTAAACCTGCTGTTCCGGGCACTGGGGTGGGAACCGCTTCGGCTCGAGCCACTCGCCTGA
- a CDS encoding site-specific DNA-methyltransferase produces the protein MREEIHETLSTTPNFQTELAAQLAELMPEVIADGKVDVEKLTELLDGDAAETSERFGLFWPGKKRALRAAQEPTTATLRPDFEKSKDWDTTKNVFIEGDNLEVLKILQKHYHAKIKMIYIDPPYNTGKDFVYPDNYKEGLDTYLEWTRQVNEEGKKLSTNADTEGRYHSNWLNMMYPRLKLARNLLTEDGVIFVSIDDHEQGQLRRLMDEIFGESNFVAQIVWEKVHTRKNSARQFSVSHDYVLCYARKKMQEPGDGGFQRSLLPRDNTSAYKNPDGDPQGPWKADPIYANNPYDADYVITKPDGTEISRPSGQYWRYSKATIDEAIRTRALIWGSGSSMPMIKRYLADVQDGMVPVTLFSRVFAGDNSSAKSEVKDLFGGKPLFSYPKPTRLIQRLIQIAGVGAGDYVLDFFAGSGSTAHATMALSASDGIFRRSISVQLPEPTLSDSEAASEGYGDIAALSRERISRAGVAIAKNFPGTGVDLGFRAYVLIDTNFAKWKVSSDVDRNQLEQHLFDLRESSSEDGVSADDLLSEILLKQGYSLAEQIAPVDVAGLNLRSVGDGIVLAYLNEHVKPTLEQLRAVTDEDPQRLIVLEDAFQGDDQLKTNLAQLCKSRGIEHWTA, from the coding sequence ATGAGGGAAGAAATCCACGAAACACTATCCACCACCCCGAACTTCCAGACCGAGCTGGCAGCGCAGCTTGCTGAGTTGATGCCCGAGGTCATTGCCGACGGTAAGGTGGACGTGGAAAAGCTCACGGAACTGCTGGACGGCGACGCCGCCGAAACCAGCGAGCGATTCGGGCTGTTCTGGCCTGGCAAGAAGCGCGCCCTGCGTGCGGCGCAGGAGCCGACGACCGCAACGCTGCGACCGGACTTTGAGAAGTCGAAGGACTGGGATACGACGAAGAACGTGTTCATCGAGGGTGACAACCTCGAGGTGCTGAAGATCCTGCAGAAGCACTACCACGCCAAGATCAAGATGATCTACATCGATCCGCCGTACAACACCGGCAAGGACTTCGTCTACCCGGACAACTACAAGGAGGGGCTCGACACCTACCTCGAGTGGACGCGCCAGGTCAACGAAGAGGGCAAGAAGCTCTCGACCAACGCCGATACAGAGGGGCGCTACCACTCCAACTGGCTCAACATGATGTACCCGCGGCTCAAGCTCGCGCGGAACCTGCTGACCGAGGATGGCGTCATTTTTGTCTCGATCGATGATCACGAGCAAGGGCAGTTGCGTCGATTGATGGATGAAATTTTCGGAGAATCAAATTTCGTCGCACAAATTGTCTGGGAGAAGGTTCACACTCGAAAGAACTCTGCGCGTCAGTTCTCCGTGAGTCATGACTATGTGCTCTGTTACGCGCGAAAGAAGATGCAGGAGCCTGGCGATGGGGGGTTTCAGCGTTCACTACTTCCTCGCGACAACACGAGCGCCTATAAGAACCCGGATGGTGATCCGCAAGGCCCCTGGAAGGCTGACCCAATCTATGCGAACAACCCTTACGACGCTGATTATGTGATTACGAAGCCCGATGGCACAGAAATCAGTCGGCCAAGCGGTCAATACTGGCGCTACAGCAAAGCGACGATCGATGAGGCAATCCGAACGCGAGCACTCATTTGGGGTAGCGGTTCTTCGATGCCCATGATTAAGAGGTACCTCGCTGACGTGCAGGATGGTATGGTGCCGGTCACCCTGTTTAGCAGGGTGTTTGCTGGCGACAATTCGTCTGCCAAGTCAGAAGTGAAAGATCTCTTTGGTGGCAAGCCGTTGTTTAGCTACCCCAAGCCGACTCGCCTGATTCAGCGCCTTATTCAGATTGCTGGTGTTGGGGCGGGCGATTACGTGCTGGACTTCTTCGCTGGATCTGGGTCGACTGCGCACGCGACAATGGCCTTGAGTGCTTCGGATGGAATTTTTAGGCGCTCAATTTCGGTTCAACTTCCTGAGCCGACACTTAGCGACTCGGAGGCCGCCTCGGAAGGATATGGCGATATTGCAGCGCTGAGTCGTGAGCGCATTTCGCGTGCAGGGGTAGCCATTGCAAAGAATTTCCCCGGAACCGGTGTGGATCTAGGATTCCGGGCGTATGTACTGATCGACACGAATTTCGCCAAGTGGAAGGTGTCAAGCGACGTTGACCGCAACCAGCTCGAGCAGCACCTCTTCGACCTGCGTGAGTCCAGCAGCGAGGATGGCGTGTCGGCGGACGATCTTCTCTCTGAGATCCTCCTCAAGCAGGGTTACTCGCTGGCCGAGCAGATTGCTCCGGTCGATGTGGCCGGCCTCAACCTGCGCTCGGTGGGCGATGGCATTGTGCTCGCCTACCTGAACGAGCACGTCAAGCCGACACTCGAACAGCTGCGAGCGGTGACGGATGAGGATCCGCAGCGTCTGATCGTCCTTGAGGATGCGTTCCAGGGCGACGACCAGCTCAAAACCAACCTGGCCCAGCTCTGCAAGAGCCGCGGCATCGAACATTGGACGGCGTAA
- a CDS encoding DEAD/DEAH box helicase family protein: MSSGFKFDASQEYQLDAINSVVDLLDGQPKDGEKLETTLRGPVAAADLSDNVALDLDLSQEVGAVGNRLVLDRDTVLANLQRVQDKNGLEVASKLFDDSALDFDIEMETGTGKTYVYLRTIFELAERYNFTKFVILVPSVAIREGVNTSIRLMRSHFENLYKKRNITFDSSVYSGKTAEEVQSFATSTNVQIMVMTIDSIRGNANTRIIHQTRDKLNGLKPIDYLKATHPVVIMDEPQNMESLLSQSAVGELDPVFTLRYSATHKRLRNVVYRLDPVDAHDLGLVKQIVVADVQQQGADASPYIKLVEVKNDKGWVARLELSGRKADGSLERRVVNVKQNQELSDPRLTNNANYDGWRVNEMSIEPAYVDLTLHGYLYQGESIGGSSGAIYKEMIRETIKEHLRKETQLRAKGIKVLSLFFIDKVESFLGDGSNNNDANGQFVQWFDELFREERAKSPQWQELLPQDPAELRRGYFSVLKGKKGAADRFQDTSGTTKADDDAYELIMQQKERLLDENEPTRFVFSHSALREGWDNPNVFQICTLREMGAETERRQTLGRGLRLPVAKGEGGFERVADRGIATLTVVANESYMQFADALQKEYKDAGVEIGRVRKSEFSKIPLQDSDGSITDENLGYEGSVSIWEYLLAQEFIDRDGIVHPKFQPNAEGFSLNMPADFMWAEPFVIDLISRTHIGKYVKPKSKRQSRTLNKELFANPEFEKFWETISRRTTYRVEVERDKIIENSVKAIKEAPDIDPLRIQVTRAGVKVLRGGAKGQELGSRQQELRGSYDLPDIIGELQEATSLTRKTIVDVLVGSGRLGEFIANPNDFIAMTKRLLQTELAKLVVHGVQYEKIAGSVYELRELRKDGEEEKERFLDQMYKLENADKSNFDYVVYDSDPERQFAELLDGREDIKFFMKLPNKFKIDTPVGPYNPDWAIVKHEDGEEHVYMIRETKSTEDEIKRRPTENAKIKSAKQHFEAIGVRDYAVSVPGSWRI; encoded by the coding sequence ATGAGTAGTGGATTCAAGTTTGACGCCAGCCAGGAGTACCAGCTCGATGCCATCAACTCGGTTGTCGACCTGTTGGATGGGCAGCCGAAAGATGGCGAGAAGCTGGAGACGACGCTTCGTGGCCCGGTGGCCGCTGCCGACTTGAGTGACAATGTGGCGCTCGACCTCGATCTCTCGCAGGAGGTCGGCGCTGTCGGTAACCGCCTAGTGCTCGACCGCGACACGGTTCTCGCCAACTTGCAGCGAGTGCAGGACAAGAACGGCCTCGAGGTTGCTTCGAAGCTCTTTGATGATTCTGCGCTTGATTTCGACATCGAGATGGAGACGGGTACAGGTAAGACGTACGTGTACCTCCGCACCATCTTTGAACTGGCCGAGCGGTACAACTTCACGAAGTTCGTCATTCTCGTTCCGAGCGTGGCGATCCGTGAAGGTGTGAACACGAGCATCCGACTCATGCGCTCGCACTTTGAGAACCTCTACAAGAAGCGCAACATCACCTTCGACTCGTCTGTGTACAGCGGTAAGACGGCCGAAGAGGTGCAGTCGTTCGCGACGTCGACCAACGTGCAGATCATGGTCATGACGATCGATTCGATCCGTGGCAACGCGAATACGCGCATCATCCACCAGACGCGCGACAAGCTGAACGGGCTCAAACCGATCGACTACTTGAAGGCCACGCATCCAGTCGTCATCATGGACGAGCCGCAGAACATGGAGTCCCTGCTCTCTCAGTCGGCCGTGGGCGAGCTGGACCCCGTGTTCACGCTGCGCTACAGCGCGACGCATAAGAGACTCCGCAACGTTGTCTACCGGCTCGATCCGGTCGATGCACACGACCTCGGTCTGGTTAAGCAGATCGTCGTGGCTGACGTGCAGCAGCAAGGTGCGGACGCGTCGCCGTACATCAAGTTGGTCGAGGTCAAGAACGACAAGGGTTGGGTTGCCCGGCTGGAACTGTCCGGCCGCAAGGCCGACGGTTCGCTCGAGCGGCGCGTGGTGAACGTGAAACAGAACCAGGAGCTGTCCGACCCTCGCCTGACGAACAACGCGAACTACGACGGCTGGCGCGTCAACGAGATGAGCATCGAACCCGCGTACGTCGACCTGACGCTGCACGGCTACCTGTATCAGGGTGAGAGCATCGGCGGATCGTCGGGCGCGATTTACAAGGAGATGATCCGCGAGACGATCAAGGAGCACCTGCGCAAGGAGACGCAGTTGCGCGCTAAGGGTATCAAGGTGCTCAGCCTGTTCTTCATCGACAAGGTCGAGAGCTTCCTCGGTGACGGCTCGAACAACAACGATGCGAACGGCCAGTTCGTGCAGTGGTTTGACGAGTTGTTCCGTGAAGAGCGCGCCAAGTCTCCGCAGTGGCAGGAGTTGCTCCCGCAGGATCCGGCCGAGCTGCGTCGCGGCTACTTCTCTGTCCTCAAGGGCAAGAAGGGTGCCGCAGATAGGTTCCAGGACACGTCCGGCACCACCAAGGCTGACGACGACGCATACGAGCTGATCATGCAGCAGAAAGAGCGTCTGCTCGACGAGAATGAGCCGACGCGGTTTGTGTTCAGCCACTCTGCCCTGCGCGAGGGCTGGGACAACCCGAATGTCTTTCAGATCTGCACGCTGCGTGAGATGGGGGCCGAGACGGAGCGACGCCAGACGCTCGGCCGTGGTCTGCGCCTGCCAGTTGCGAAGGGCGAGGGCGGTTTCGAGCGCGTTGCAGACCGCGGTATCGCGACGCTCACGGTCGTGGCGAACGAGTCGTATATGCAGTTCGCCGATGCGCTCCAGAAGGAGTACAAGGACGCGGGTGTCGAGATCGGTCGAGTGCGCAAGTCGGAGTTCTCGAAGATCCCGCTGCAGGATTCTGATGGCTCGATCACCGATGAGAACCTCGGCTATGAGGGATCTGTGTCGATATGGGAGTACCTGCTCGCGCAGGAGTTCATCGATCGGGATGGCATTGTTCATCCGAAGTTCCAGCCAAACGCTGAGGGTTTCAGCCTCAACATGCCTGCAGACTTCATGTGGGCCGAGCCGTTCGTCATCGATCTGATCAGTCGCACCCATATCGGTAAGTACGTAAAGCCCAAGAGCAAGCGTCAGTCCCGCACGCTCAACAAGGAGCTGTTCGCGAACCCGGAGTTCGAGAAGTTCTGGGAGACGATCAGCCGCCGCACCACGTACCGCGTCGAAGTCGAGCGCGACAAGATCATCGAGAACTCGGTCAAAGCGATCAAGGAAGCCCCGGACATCGACCCGCTGCGCATCCAGGTCACCCGCGCGGGCGTGAAGGTGCTTCGCGGCGGCGCGAAGGGCCAGGAACTCGGGTCACGTCAGCAGGAACTCCGAGGCAGCTACGACCTGCCCGACATCATCGGAGAGTTGCAGGAGGCCACTTCCCTCACCCGCAAGACCATTGTCGACGTCCTCGTCGGCAGCGGGCGGCTGGGCGAGTTCATCGCGAACCCGAACGACTTCATCGCCATGACGAAGCGCCTACTGCAGACCGAGCTCGCCAAGCTCGTCGTCCACGGCGTGCAGTACGAGAAGATCGCAGGTTCCGTCTACGAACTACGTGAGTTGCGCAAGGACGGCGAGGAGGAGAAGGAACGTTTCCTCGACCAGATGTACAAGCTGGAGAACGCTGACAAGTCGAACTTCGACTACGTCGTCTACGACTCCGACCCCGAGCGCCAGTTTGCGGAACTGCTCGACGGTCGCGAGGACATTAAGTTCTTCATGAAGCTGCCCAACAAGTTCAAGATCGACACCCCGGTCGGTCCCTACAACCCGGATTGGGCGATCGTGAAACACGAGGACGGCGAAGAGCATGTCTACATGATCCGCGAGACGAAGAGTACCGAAGACGAAATCAAGCGCCGCCCGACGGAGAACGCCAAGATCAAGTCGGCGAAGCAGCACTTCGAGGCTATCGGCGTGCGGGACTACGCGGTGTCGGTGCCGGGAAGCTGGAGGATCTAG
- a CDS encoding GmrSD restriction endonuclease domain-containing protein, protein METRVQTPGQLFQLTQTLEIPLFQRPYVWTEERQWAPLWEDVVRLVELRMAQAPTATHFLGAVVMQQSSGPMGFAAEYSLIDGQQRLTTLQLLLNAASAALRDAGQIAPANNLRKLTLHDEDLGFEGTERLKLRHTNGDGIPFQQAMLRSGPLDLETPTAPHLILAAHRYFYDQVTAWVGRGDPEHAGQRSTSLAMTLSRGFEIVVISLRTDEDSQSIFETLNARGTPLTQADLVKNLVFQKLEAEGADIRIAYEANWRLFDEPFWTSEVRLGRFTLPQVSLFLNHWLVAQTGEEVRTPATFARFKHWLEYENSGSVIDVVRVLHAHAVAYQGWIAAASAKEGAIEPVALFFYRSLAAGTRAATPLVLWLFDGANGIGRDEAEEALQWFESWVVRRAILGLTAADMSRTVAQLIRDLRAANPTEVAATLRALLERFDSPGNYWPPDAEIERALHTVPLYRTLPRARLRMVLEAIEDDARGYTSGRGAWSGSRVPRDTMNIEHILPRQWRQNWPVSTEQAEIDRDEHVHRLGNLTLLTTPLNSSVSNRVWSGKQEAMTRHDVLLLNRSLRDTAEWNEASIDRRTTINVNAVKRTWPVPEGHTVVPEARKAGLDTSWIDFRHIVAVGLVEPGTTLRARGGRDATATVLADGRIDFNGTAYDTPSGAGKVARGGSTNGWAFWSLPDGRQLRRLKEPYRKLMEERRAEARRSD, encoded by the coding sequence ATGGAAACCCGAGTTCAGACCCCCGGCCAGCTCTTCCAGCTGACCCAAACGTTGGAGATCCCGCTGTTCCAGCGGCCGTACGTCTGGACTGAAGAACGCCAATGGGCTCCGCTCTGGGAGGACGTGGTGCGCCTCGTCGAGTTGCGCATGGCTCAGGCGCCTACCGCCACGCACTTTCTCGGGGCCGTGGTCATGCAGCAGAGCAGTGGACCGATGGGCTTCGCTGCGGAATACTCACTCATCGATGGACAACAGCGCCTCACCACGCTCCAGCTTCTGCTCAATGCAGCCAGCGCGGCGCTGCGAGATGCGGGGCAGATCGCGCCCGCCAACAACCTCCGAAAACTCACCCTTCACGACGAGGACCTCGGGTTCGAAGGCACGGAGCGACTCAAGCTGCGCCACACCAACGGGGACGGGATCCCGTTCCAGCAGGCGATGCTCCGGAGCGGCCCCCTCGACCTCGAGACGCCGACGGCGCCCCACCTGATCCTGGCCGCCCACCGATACTTCTACGATCAGGTCACCGCATGGGTGGGACGCGGGGACCCTGAGCACGCCGGCCAACGATCAACGTCGCTCGCGATGACGCTGAGTCGCGGTTTCGAGATCGTCGTGATCAGCCTCCGCACCGACGAGGACTCCCAATCCATCTTTGAGACGCTGAACGCACGCGGAACACCTCTGACCCAGGCGGACCTCGTCAAGAACCTCGTCTTCCAGAAGCTGGAGGCCGAAGGCGCGGACATCCGAATAGCGTACGAGGCGAACTGGCGGCTGTTCGATGAACCGTTCTGGACGAGCGAGGTGCGGCTGGGCCGTTTCACACTTCCCCAGGTGTCTCTCTTCCTGAACCATTGGCTCGTCGCTCAGACCGGCGAGGAGGTGCGCACCCCTGCCACGTTCGCACGGTTCAAGCACTGGCTCGAGTACGAGAACTCCGGGTCCGTGATCGATGTGGTCCGCGTCCTCCACGCTCACGCGGTGGCATACCAAGGATGGATCGCCGCAGCAAGCGCTAAAGAGGGTGCCATCGAACCGGTGGCGCTGTTCTTCTATCGCTCTCTTGCTGCGGGTACGAGAGCAGCCACCCCGCTCGTCCTGTGGCTCTTCGATGGTGCCAACGGCATCGGGCGGGACGAGGCGGAAGAGGCACTTCAATGGTTCGAGAGCTGGGTGGTCCGGCGCGCGATTCTCGGGCTCACCGCCGCGGACATGTCCCGCACAGTTGCGCAGCTCATCCGGGATCTCCGCGCAGCGAACCCGACCGAGGTCGCGGCGACGCTACGCGCCCTGCTCGAGAGATTCGACAGCCCAGGAAACTACTGGCCGCCGGATGCAGAGATCGAGCGCGCGCTTCATACCGTGCCCCTTTACCGCACGCTCCCCAGGGCCCGCCTGCGGATGGTGCTTGAAGCCATCGAGGATGACGCCCGCGGGTACACGTCGGGACGGGGTGCCTGGAGCGGGAGCCGCGTTCCCCGGGACACGATGAACATCGAGCACATCCTTCCCCGGCAATGGCGTCAGAACTGGCCGGTCAGTACTGAACAGGCGGAGATCGATCGCGACGAGCACGTCCACCGGCTCGGCAACCTCACTCTGTTGACCACCCCGCTGAACTCCTCGGTCTCAAATCGAGTGTGGTCGGGAAAGCAGGAGGCGATGACGCGGCACGATGTCCTCCTGTTGAACCGTTCCCTGCGTGACACGGCAGAGTGGAATGAAGCGAGCATCGACCGAAGGACCACGATCAACGTGAACGCTGTGAAGCGCACGTGGCCGGTGCCTGAAGGCCACACCGTGGTGCCAGAGGCCCGCAAGGCGGGACTCGACACTTCATGGATCGACTTCCGCCATATCGTCGCTGTGGGACTCGTCGAGCCCGGGACCACCTTGCGTGCACGAGGCGGCCGAGACGCCACCGCCACAGTTCTGGCCGACGGGAGGATCGATTTCAACGGCACGGCCTACGACACGCCCTCCGGAGCCGGCAAAGTGGCGCGCGGCGGTTCGACCAATGGTTGGGCCTTCTGGTCTCTCCCAGACGGACGCCAGCTGAGGCGGCTCAAGGAGCCGTATCGCAAACTCATGGAGGAGCGACGGGCCGAGGCACGACGTTCAGACTGA
- a CDS encoding SNF2-related protein, with translation MTASLTDYQSKYFAHELQRSYANDHVGKLAGLLFDAQVEPKPHQIDAALFALQTPFLPGVILADEVGLGKTIEAGIVISQYWAERKRRILIIAPSNLRQQWKQELYEKFLISSTILDAKSKDSLLAKTDARAAEVLICSYEFALRHETSLLKSWDLVVADEAHRLRSYWNGKAKMAEAVSHVARSAHKTVLLTATPLQNKLEELYGLVSIFDPDYFYSLDAFRERYIKNRDMTGDDDLVERVASISKRTLRKNASKYIRFTKREPLTVQFTPSPDEVRLYDLVNDYLQRDELFAFAGSQRHLSALIIRKRLGSSTYAVASTLENIANRLADEVAAGKLRDNRGGLFLADLEVGDELEEEIVEEAEETAAQASSAQLDAETLKRMRAEVDELREYAALARSITVNQKAVKLHEALDMGFERLRELGAAEKAIIFTDSTKTQEYIARTLAAAGRDEGVVLFNGSNTSPEQTAIYQAWLTANRNGDLITGIPAVDRRKALVDYFREQGTIMIATEAAAEGINLQFCSMLVNYDLPWNPQRVEQRIGRVHRFGQKHNVVVVNFSNKGNVAEQRILELLTDKFQLFSSVFGASDEVLGAVEDGLDFEKRISDILTRCKTAVEIGAAFKQLEDQFAGEISKEMASAKAKVFDHLDPHVQDRLKAYDEQSGEVLNKFERLLLAITQHELRDVATFEGDGRTFVLNQAPTKDAPTGRYFFKSKPLPNAHQYRYASPLSQHVADTAKSHETPERELTFSLGQSKRASNVVKALEGQSGELTVNLLTFTMRARDEDISESYMLAGGMADDGQYLNEEDVADILDLACLDVGEQPVAVDVAKVESQLKARFGELEKEVQGRNSRYYDQQEELLYRNQQDRKAEHEGKIREYRTKEKEARKAAKQADDPMEQLELKREARKWQRRADEADDDFRDARRKLQAEIDEKLDMIEQSLQGSQDTEHLFAIRWRIVA, from the coding sequence ATGACGGCTTCGCTCACCGACTATCAGTCAAAGTACTTCGCTCATGAGCTGCAGCGCAGCTACGCCAACGACCACGTCGGCAAGCTCGCCGGCCTGTTGTTCGACGCTCAGGTCGAGCCGAAGCCTCACCAGATAGACGCCGCACTCTTCGCGTTGCAAACCCCGTTCTTGCCGGGGGTGATCCTGGCGGACGAGGTCGGCCTCGGGAAGACGATCGAGGCGGGCATCGTGATCTCGCAGTACTGGGCCGAGCGCAAGCGGCGCATTCTGATCATCGCGCCGTCGAACCTGCGTCAGCAGTGGAAGCAGGAGTTGTACGAGAAGTTCCTCATCTCATCCACGATCCTCGACGCCAAGTCGAAGGACTCGCTGCTCGCGAAGACCGACGCCCGTGCCGCTGAGGTGCTCATCTGTTCGTACGAGTTCGCCCTTCGCCACGAGACCTCACTGCTGAAGTCGTGGGATCTGGTAGTGGCTGACGAAGCACACCGCCTGCGCAGCTACTGGAACGGCAAGGCGAAGATGGCTGAGGCCGTCTCGCACGTCGCCCGCAGCGCGCACAAGACGGTGCTGCTGACGGCGACGCCGCTGCAGAACAAGCTCGAGGAGCTGTACGGCCTCGTCTCGATCTTTGACCCTGACTACTTCTACTCGCTGGACGCGTTCCGTGAGCGGTACATCAAGAACCGCGACATGACCGGCGATGATGATCTCGTCGAGCGTGTGGCATCGATCTCGAAGCGAACGCTTCGGAAGAACGCCAGCAAGTACATCCGCTTCACCAAGCGTGAACCATTGACGGTGCAGTTCACGCCGTCGCCCGACGAGGTGCGCCTGTACGACCTGGTCAACGACTACCTCCAGCGCGACGAGCTGTTCGCCTTCGCGGGCTCGCAGCGTCATCTCTCAGCGCTGATCATTCGTAAGCGCCTCGGTTCGTCGACGTATGCCGTGGCGAGCACGCTGGAGAACATCGCTAACCGCCTGGCGGACGAGGTGGCCGCTGGCAAGCTCCGTGACAACCGTGGTGGCCTGTTCCTGGCTGACTTAGAGGTCGGTGACGAACTCGAGGAAGAGATCGTCGAGGAGGCTGAGGAGACCGCGGCTCAGGCCTCAAGCGCGCAACTCGATGCCGAGACCCTCAAGCGTATGCGCGCCGAAGTCGATGAACTCCGCGAGTACGCCGCGCTTGCCCGTTCGATCACCGTCAACCAGAAGGCGGTCAAGCTGCACGAGGCTCTCGACATGGGCTTTGAGCGCCTGCGGGAGCTGGGTGCTGCCGAGAAGGCAATCATCTTCACCGACTCGACCAAGACGCAGGAGTACATAGCCCGCACGCTGGCCGCTGCCGGTCGTGACGAAGGCGTCGTGCTGTTCAATGGCTCGAACACGTCGCCGGAGCAGACTGCGATCTATCAGGCGTGGCTGACGGCGAACAGGAACGGCGACCTGATCACGGGCATCCCGGCGGTCGATCGCCGCAAGGCCCTCGTAGACTACTTCCGCGAGCAGGGCACGATCATGATCGCGACTGAGGCGGCGGCTGAGGGTATCAACCTGCAGTTCTGTTCGATGTTGGTCAATTACGACCTGCCGTGGAACCCGCAGCGCGTCGAGCAGCGAATTGGCCGTGTGCACCGCTTCGGTCAGAAGCACAACGTCGTCGTCGTGAACTTCAGCAACAAGGGCAACGTCGCCGAGCAGCGCATCTTGGAGTTATTGACCGACAAGTTCCAATTGTTCTCGAGCGTGTTCGGCGCCAGCGACGAGGTGCTTGGCGCGGTGGAGGACGGCCTCGACTTCGAGAAGCGGATCAGTGACATCCTCACCCGCTGCAAGACGGCCGTCGAGATCGGTGCAGCATTCAAGCAACTCGAGGACCAGTTCGCAGGCGAGATCTCGAAGGAGATGGCCAGCGCGAAGGCGAAGGTCTTCGACCACCTCGACCCGCACGTGCAGGACCGCCTCAAGGCGTACGACGAGCAGTCGGGCGAGGTGCTCAACAAGTTCGAGCGTCTCCTGCTTGCGATCACCCAGCACGAGCTCCGCGATGTCGCGACGTTCGAGGGCGACGGCCGCACGTTCGTCCTGAACCAGGCGCCGACCAAGGATGCGCCGACCGGCCGCTACTTCTTCAAGTCGAAGCCGCTCCCGAACGCGCACCAGTACCGCTACGCCAGTCCACTCTCGCAGCACGTCGCAGACACCGCGAAGTCGCACGAAACACCCGAGCGCGAGCTAACCTTCTCGCTCGGCCAATCGAAGCGCGCCAGCAACGTTGTCAAGGCGCTCGAGGGCCAGAGCGGCGAGCTGACGGTCAATCTGCTGACCTTCACGATGCGGGCCCGCGACGAGGACATTTCCGAGTCGTACATGCTTGCCGGTGGCATGGCCGACGACGGCCAGTACCTGAACGAGGAAGACGTCGCTGACATCCTCGACCTCGCCTGCCTCGACGTGGGTGAACAACCAGTCGCGGTCGACGTCGCGAAGGTCGAATCGCAGCTCAAGGCGCGGTTCGGCGAGTTGGAGAAAGAAGTTCAGGGGCGCAACTCTCGCTACTACGACCAGCAGGAGGAACTGCTCTACCGTAACCAGCAGGATCGCAAGGCCGAGCACGAAGGCAAAATCCGCGAGTACCGTACCAAGGAGAAGGAAGCCCGCAAAGCGGCGAAACAAGCGGATGACCCTATGGAGCAGCTCGAGCTCAAGCGTGAGGCTCGCAAGTGGCAGCGCCGGGCTGACGAAGCCGACGATGACTTCCGCGATGCGCGCCGCAAGTTGCAAGCCGAGATCGACGAGAAGCTCGACATGATCGAGCAATCCCTGCAGGGTAGCCAGGACACTGAGCACCTGTTCGCGATCCGTTGGCGCATCGTCGCGTAG